A stretch of the Malus sylvestris chromosome 10, drMalSylv7.2, whole genome shotgun sequence genome encodes the following:
- the LOC126584157 gene encoding cysteine protease RD19A-like: MERILSLLVTFSLLIVSRAQSDSADPLIRQVVDGGDESHHHHDHDHVLGAEHHFSLFKHKYGKSYASKEEHDYRFDVFKANLRRAARHQRLDPSAQHGVTRFSDMTPAEFRKSQLGLRGLKLPEDATKAPILPTENLPEDFDWREHGAVTAVKNQGSCGSCWSFSTTGALEGAHFLATGDLVSLSEQQLVDCDHECDPEEAGSCDSGCNGGLMNSAFEYTLKAGGLMKEEDYPYTGTDRGTCKFDKSKIAASVSNFSVVSLDEDQIAANLVKNGPLAVAINAVFMQTYVGGVSCPYICSKRLDHGVLLVGYGAAGYSPIRLKEKPYWIIKNSWGENWGENGFYKICRGRNICGVDSMVSTVAAASVKTNSE; the protein is encoded by the exons ATGGAAcgcattctctctctcctcgtCACTTTCTCTCTCCTGATCGTCTCGCGTGCGCAATCGGACAGCGCAGATCCCCTGATCAGGCAAGTGGTGGACGGCGGCGATGAgtcccaccaccaccacgaccACGACCACGTTCTCGGGGCCGAGCACCACTTCTCGCTCTTCAAGCACAAATACGGCAAGTCGTACGCGAGCAAGGAGGAGCACGACTACAGGTTCGACGTGTTCAAGGCGAACCTCCGCCGTGCCGCGCGCCACCAGCGGCTCGACCCCTCGGCTCAGCACGGCGTGACTCGGTTCTCCGATATGACCCCTGCCGAGTTCCGGAAAAGTCAACTCGGACTCAGAGGGCTGAAGCTGCCCGAGGACGCCACCAAGGCTCCGATTCTCCCGACGGAGAATCTGCCTGAGGATTTTGATTGGAGGGAGCATGGAGCCGTCACCGCCGTTAAAAATCAg gGTTCGTGCGGATCGTGCTGGAGTTTCAGTACTACAGGAGCGTTGGAAGGTGCACACTTTCTCGCAACTGGAGATCTTGTGAGCCTCAGCGAGCAGCAGCTTGTGGATTGCGATCATGAG TGTGATCCAGAGGAGGCAGGTTCATGTGACTCCGGATGCAATGGTGGACTCATGAACAGTGCCTTTGAGTACACGCTCAAAGCTGGTGGACTAATGAAGGAAGAGGATTATCCATACACTGGTACTGATCGTGGAACCTGCAAATTTGACAAGAGCAAAATCGCAGCATCAGTTTCCAATTTCAGCGTTGTCTCCCTCGATGAGGATCAAATTGCGGCCAACCTTGTGAAAAATGGCCCTCTTGCAG TGGCTATTAACGCGGTGTTCATGCAAACTTATGTTGGTGGAGTTTCATGCCCCTACATATGCTCAAAGCGGTTGGATCACGGGGTGTTACTCGTAGGTTACGGTGCAGCTGGATATTCTCCCATCAGATTGAAGGAAAAGCCATACTGGATCATCAAGAACTCCTGGGGAGAGAACTGGGGAGAGAATGGATTCTACAAAATCTGCAGGGGCCGAAACATCTGTGGCGTGGACTCCATGGTCTCGACTGTTGCTGCAGCTTCGGTGAAGACCAACTCTGAGTAG
- the LOC126584158 gene encoding purple acid phosphatase 2-like — MVYTPLTWLQEELLKVNRSETPWLIILMHSPWYNSYNYHYMEGETMRVMNEPWFLKYRVDVVFAGHVHAYERSERVSNVAYNIVNGICKPVKDQSAPVYITIGDGGNIEGLATNMTEPQPDYSAYREASFGHATFDIKNRTHAYYSWHRNQDGYAVKADSIWFFNRFYHPVDDSTTAKS, encoded by the exons ATG GTATATACACCCCTCACATGGCTCCAGGAGGAACTACTGAAGGTTAATAGAAGCGAGACACCATGGTTGATTATTTTAATGCATTCCCCGTGGTATAACAGCTACAACTATCACTATATGGAAGGAGAAACCATGAGAGTGATGAATGAGCCATGGTTTTTGAAGTACAGAGTTGACGTGGTATTTGCTGGTCATGTCCATGCATATGAACGATCT GAACGTGTATCCAATGTTGCATACAACATCGTCAATGGCATTTGCAAACCTGTGAAAGATCAATCTGCACCAGTGTACATTACCATTGGTGACGGAGGAAATATTGAAGGCTTAGCGACCAA TATGACCGAACCACAGCCAGATTACTCAGCTTATAGAGAGGCCAGTTTTGGTCATGCTACTTTCGACATCAAGAATCGAACACATGCTTACTATAGTTGGCACCGTAATCAAGATGGATATGCAGTAAAAGCCGATTCGATTTGGTTTTTCAACAGATTCTATCATCCTGTAGATGATTCCACAACTGCCAAATCATGA
- the LOC126584160 gene encoding SKP1-like protein 1A, which translates to MASSSSADLKKKINLKSSDDEMFEVEEAVAMKSQTIKHMVEDGCAGNAIPLPNVTSAILAKVIEYCRKHSEDEGATAADSEKNVKEWDAEFMKIDQNILYDLIMAANYLDIKGLLDLTCQTVANMIKGKTPEQIRTTFNITNDFTPEEEEKIRRENQWAFE; encoded by the coding sequence ATGGCCTCATCATCATCAGcggacttgaagaagaagataaacCTAAAGAGCTCCGATGACGAGATGTTCGAGGTGGAAGAGGCGGTGGCCATGAAGTCGCAGACCATCAAGCACATGGTGGAGGACGGATGCGCCGGGAATGCCATTCCTTTGCCAAATGTGACGAGCGCCATCCTTGCGAAGGTCATCGAGTACTGCAGGAAGCATAGTGAAGATGAGGGGGCTACTGCTGCTGACAGCGAGAAAAATGTCAAGGAGTGGGACGCCGAGTTCATGAAGATCGACCAGAACATTCTCTATGACCTAATAATGGCGGCAAACTATCTCGACATCAAGGGCCTGCTTGACCTGACGTGTCAGACTGTGGCGAACATGATCAAGGGGAAGACACCTGAACAGATTCGCACGACCTTCAACATCACGAACGATTTCActccagaggaagaagaaaagattcGTAGGGAGAACCAGTGGGCTTTCGAGTGA